In Azospirillum formosense, the sequence AGCTGCCACTCCGCCCCCACCTGGCCGGACGTCAGGCCGGACTGGGCGACCCGGGCACCGTCCATCCGCCACAGGCCGAGCGCCGCGGTCCGGCTGTCGCGCCACAGGATATCGGCCTTGCCGTCCCCGTCGAAATCGCCCGTGCCGGCGGCATCCCACCCCAGGTCGATCTGGCCGAAAGCGGTGGCGCTGCGGATGCGGCCCTGATCCATCTGCCACATGCCCACCTCGGCGGTTTCGCTGTTGCGCCAGAGCAGATCGGTGCGGTCGTCCCCGTCGAAGTCGCCAGCGGCCAGGGGCACCCAGCGCGCATCGATCCCGGTCGCAACCAGGGCGGCGCTCTTCAGCGCGCTGCCGTTCATCAGCCAGATCCCGACATCGCCGGTGGTGGGGTTGCGGTAGGCGATGTCGGTGCAGCCGTCCCCGTCGAAGTCGCCGGTCGCCTGGACCTGCCAATCCGCGCCGGCCACGGCGGACACCGCGCCGCCGCCGGCCAAGCTGCCGCCGTCCAACTGCCACACCCCCAACTGGTTGGTGGCGGGGTTGCGCAGCAGGATATCGGCGTTGAGGTCGCCGTTGAAATCGTTGTCGAGGGTCGGTCGGCGCATGGCCTGGACGTCGATGGCGCGCGTGCCGCCGGACGCGAAGCGCAGCTGCTCGATGCCGGACAGGGTGTCCAGCCCGTCCGGCCCGCTCACCCGATAACGGCCGGAGGCCAGGCGGAGGACGCGCACCGCGGCGGCTTCGCCGGACAGAACCAGCGTGTCCGTGCCGGCGCCGCCGTCGATGGTGTCGTTCCCGGCCCCGCCGGTGATCTCGTCGTCTCCGGACCCGCCGGACAGGATGTTGGCGGCGTCGTTGCCGATGATGGTGTCGTTCCCGGCGCCGCCGACGGCGTTCTCGATGGTCACGCCCTGGGCGATGGCGAGGTTGTCGCGGCCGTCGTAGCTGTTGTCCGGCGCCGCCACGGCCCAGTCGGGAATGCCCAGACGGCGTTCCGCCTGGGTCAGGCGCAGGCCGATGGAGCTGAAATGGCCGGCCCGCAGGTCGACAATGTTGCCCAGCGTCTGATTGGACAGATCGATGGTGTCGGTTCCGCCGCCGTCCCAGATGGTTTCCAGAAAGGCTTCCCCGGCCTCCCAGCGGTAGGTGTCGTCGCCCGAGCGGGTCGCGGTGTTGGCCCCGTACAGATACTGGATGGCCGCGATGTCGTAGAGCATCGGCGTCCGCGGATAGACGGTTTCGATGCTGACTTGATACTGGGTGCTGTTCCCGGTCACCACGCTGATGCCCATGTTGGACGCCGGCGTGTAGGACATGATGGAGTAGCGGTGGCTTTCCTCCTGCGCCGGCAGCACCGTCGGTCCGCCGAAGCTGTGCTTGAGGCCGAGCGCATGCCCCAGCTCGTGCATCATGGTCAGATAGCCGTACCCGCCCGCCGTCTGGTCGCGGTTCACGTCGCCGGCGGCGAGCCAGATATCGCCGCCCCGCGGTTGAGGCAGGACGGACGTGATGAGCTGGGGGTTTCCGCCGTAGTAGTAGGAGAAGCTGGGATAATAGGCGTAGCCGCCCCGGCCCGGCATCTCGGCGCTGCCGAAGCGGATCAGGCCGGCGCCGTCGGTCGCCTCCGTGAAGGTCAGGCGGGCATAGCCGGCGAACAGCTCCAGGGCCTTCCGGGCGGCGGTGCGCTGCGCCTCCGTGAAGGTTTCGAAGCCGGAAATCTCTCCGTTGTCGTAGTCGCCGGGCACGGCGGAGGTAAAGCTGTAGGTCAGCGACACCGCACGGCCAAGTCCGCCCGGCGTGGCGAGCGGCGTTCCGACCGCTTCCGTGAAGTTCCAACGGTAGACATCGCTGCCGCCGACGATCGCCAGAAGCGCATCCAGAGAGGAACTGCCGCTGGTGACGAGGGCGGCGGCCTGCATCGCCGGGCTTGCACCGGTCGGCTGCCCTGCGGCGTTTTCAACGGCTATGGCCTGGCACAACGGGCAGCCGCAGACCGCAAGCATCGGCATGTTCATTTTCAGTTTCCACAAGGACCGCGTGTTGGCGCATCATACAAGGGAACGGATGGAAATGGAGAGTCCGCGATGGCCGGGCTCTTCCAAAGGCGATTTTTCTTAAGGCTTTTTCGTCCAGGGCGGGAGTTTTCCGCGGATGGCCATAGGCGATCGGGCGGGCGCTCATAGGCAGAACCGAAGGTTTCCATTGAAGGCGGTGGCGGTGGCTGGCAATGTCCCTGCGGTCCAGGGCTGGCCCGGTTCGTTCGGCGGATGCCTCCGTTCGGTTCACGCGGATTCCCGTTTGACGGCCCGTTCAACGGTTTTTGGCCCTGTCGCATGACCATGGGATGAAGCATGTTGATAGGCGTTGTGGGATGACCGCTGTTTTCGATTCCGGAGACCGGAGCGATGTCGCGCGGGCGCGTCAGGATCTGTCGGAAGGTCTGCGGCGCTGGTCTCTGTGGAGCAAGCTCGGTTGGCAGGACATCCGCAAACGTTATCGCCGCTCGGTCCTGGGGCCTTTCTGGTTGACGCTCAGCATGGCCATCCAGGTGGCTTGCCTCGGGCTCATCTACGGGACCCTGTTCAAGATCGATCTTGACGGTTATCTGCCTTTTCTCGCCATCGGCTTGGCGAGCTGGACCTTCATCGCCTCCATCCTCAACGAAGGCTGCGCGAGCTTCATCGAACTGGAAGCCCTGATCAAGAACGTCCGAATCCCGATGTCGGTGCACATCCTGCGGATTCTGTGGCGCAACCTGATCATCTACGCGCACAACGCCGTGATCTTCATCGCGGTGGCCGCCGTTTTCGGGATCTGGCCGGGGGCCACCGGCCTGCTGGCCATCGGGGGGCTGGTGCTTCTTCTGCTGAACGCCAGCTGGATCATGCTTCTGCTCAGCCTGATCTGCACGCGGTTCCGCGACGTGCCGCCCATCATCGCCAGCCTGACCCAACTCCTGTTCTTCGTGACGCCGGTCATGTGGAAGCCGGAACTGCTGGGCCAACGGCAGTTCCTGATGACGCTCAACCCGTTCCACCATCTTCTGGAAATCATCCGGGCGCCCTTGCTGGGGATCGCTCCCGGCT encodes:
- a CDS encoding FG-GAP-like repeat-containing protein; its protein translation is MPMLAVCGCPLCQAIAVENAAGQPTGASPAMQAAALVTSGSSSLDALLAIVGGSDVYRWNFTEAVGTPLATPGGLGRAVSLTYSFTSAVPGDYDNGEISGFETFTEAQRTAARKALELFAGYARLTFTEATDGAGLIRFGSAEMPGRGGYAYYPSFSYYYGGNPQLITSVLPQPRGGDIWLAAGDVNRDQTAGGYGYLTMMHELGHALGLKHSFGGPTVLPAQEESHRYSIMSYTPASNMGISVVTGNSTQYQVSIETVYPRTPMLYDIAAIQYLYGANTATRSGDDTYRWEAGEAFLETIWDGGGTDTIDLSNQTLGNIVDLRAGHFSSIGLRLTQAERRLGIPDWAVAAPDNSYDGRDNLAIAQGVTIENAVGGAGNDTIIGNDAANILSGGSGDDEITGGAGNDTIDGGAGTDTLVLSGEAAAVRVLRLASGRYRVSGPDGLDTLSGIEQLRFASGGTRAIDVQAMRRPTLDNDFNGDLNADILLRNPATNQLGVWQLDGGSLAGGGAVSAVAGADWQVQATGDFDGDGCTDIAYRNPTTGDVGIWLMNGSALKSAALVATGIDARWVPLAAGDFDGDDRTDLLWRNSETAEVGMWQMDQGRIRSATAFGQIDLGWDAAGTGDFDGDGKADILWRDSRTAALGLWRMDGARVAQSGLTSGQVGAEWQLSGLADMDADHRTDILFRNRTNGQVGIWRMDGFAVGGVQLLDSIDNQWLVEGTGDFDGNGTGDVLWRNAADGTIALWKTASGNGGVTITTALVAGAGGWSPVHQAGTLTGIG
- a CDS encoding ABC transporter permease, giving the protein MTAVFDSGDRSDVARARQDLSEGLRRWSLWSKLGWQDIRKRYRRSVLGPFWLTLSMAIQVACLGLIYGTLFKIDLDGYLPFLAIGLASWTFIASILNEGCASFIELEALIKNVRIPMSVHILRILWRNLIIYAHNAVIFIAVAAVFGIWPGATGLLAIGGLVLLLLNASWIMLLLSLICTRFRDVPPIIASLTQLLFFVTPVMWKPELLGQRQFLMTLNPFHHLLEIIRAPLLGIAPGWENWAAAVLFALAGWAITFTCFARFRKRIAYWL